Proteins encoded by one window of Thermus caldifontis:
- the rplE gene encoding 50S ribosomal protein L5, producing the protein MPLDVALKRKYYEEVRPELIRRFGYQNVWEVPRLEKVVINQGLGEAKEDARILEKASQELALIAGQKPAITRAKKSISNFKLRKGMPIGLRVTLRGDRMWIFLEKLLHVALPRIRDFRGVNPGSFDGRGNYNLGLREQLIFPEITYDMVDTLRGMDIAVVTTARTDEEAKALLELLGFPFRE; encoded by the coding sequence ATGCCCCTGGATGTAGCGCTGAAAAGGAAATACTACGAGGAGGTGCGGCCCGAGCTCATCCGCCGCTTCGGCTACCAAAACGTCTGGGAGGTGCCTCGGCTGGAGAAGGTGGTGATCAACCAGGGCTTGGGCGAGGCCAAGGAGGACGCCCGCATCCTGGAGAAGGCCTCTCAGGAACTTGCCCTCATCGCCGGTCAAAAGCCAGCCATAACCCGGGCCAAGAAGTCCATCTCCAACTTCAAGCTGCGCAAGGGGATGCCCATCGGGCTCAGGGTTACCCTGCGGGGCGATCGCATGTGGATCTTTCTGGAAAAGCTCCTGCACGTGGCGCTTCCCCGCATCCGCGACTTCCGGGGGGTAAACCCGGGTAGCTTTGACGGCCGGGGCAACTACAACCTGGGCCTTAGGGAGCAGCTCATCTTCCCGGAGATCACCTACGACATGGTGGACACCCTTAGGGGCATGGATATTGCGGTGGTCACCACCGCCCGGACCGACGAGGAGGCCAAGGCCCTTTTGGAGCTTCTGGGCTTCCCCTTCCGCGAGTGA
- the rplX gene encoding 50S ribosomal protein L24, whose amino-acid sequence MQAKVHVKKGDTVLVASGKYKGQVGKVKAVFPRKGAVIVEGVNIVKKAVRVSPQHPQGGFVEQEAPLHASKVRPICPACGKPTRVRKKFLEDGRKIRVCAKCGGSLDVEE is encoded by the coding sequence ATGCAGGCCAAGGTGCATGTGAAGAAGGGGGACACGGTTCTGGTGGCCTCCGGCAAGTACAAGGGCCAGGTGGGCAAGGTGAAGGCGGTTTTTCCCAGGAAGGGTGCGGTCATCGTGGAGGGGGTGAACATCGTCAAGAAGGCGGTGCGGGTCAGCCCCCAGCATCCCCAGGGTGGCTTTGTGGAGCAGGAAGCCCCCCTGCATGCCTCCAAGGTGCGCCCCATCTGCCCTGCATGCGGCAAGCCCACCCGGGTGCGCAAGAAGTTCCTGGAGGATGGCCGCAAGATCCGGGTTTGCGCCAAGTGCGGCGGGTCTTTGGACGTGGAGGAGTAA
- the rplN gene encoding 50S ribosomal protein L14 — protein sequence MIQPQTYLEVADNTGARKIMCIRVLKGSNAKYATVGDVIVASVKEAIPRGAVKEGDVVKAVVVRTKKEVKRPDGSAIRFDDNAAVIINNQLEPRGTRVFGPVARELREKGFMKIVSLAPEVL from the coding sequence ATGATCCAGCCCCAAACCTACCTGGAGGTGGCCGACAACACCGGGGCCCGCAAGATCATGTGCATCCGGGTCCTGAAAGGTTCCAACGCCAAGTACGCCACCGTGGGGGATGTGATCGTGGCCAGCGTAAAGGAGGCCATCCCTCGCGGGGCGGTGAAGGAAGGGGACGTGGTTAAGGCGGTGGTGGTGCGCACCAAAAAGGAAGTAAAGCGCCCTGATGGCTCGGCCATCCGCTTTGACGACAACGCCGCCGTCATCATCAACAACCAGCTGGAGCCCCGGGGCACCCGTGTGTTCGGACCCGTGGCGCGGGAACTTCGGGAAAAGGGGTTCATGAAGATTGTCTCCCTGGCTCCGGAGGTGCTCTGA
- the rpsQ gene encoding 30S ribosomal protein S17, giving the protein MPKKVLTGVVVSDKMQKTVTVLVERQFPHPLYGKVIKRSKKYLAHDPEEKYKVGDVVEIIEARPISKRKRFRVLRLVEGGRLDLVEKYLVRRQNYASLSKRGGKA; this is encoded by the coding sequence ATGCCTAAGAAGGTGCTGACCGGGGTGGTGGTGAGCGACAAGATGCAGAAGACCGTCACGGTCTTGGTGGAGCGCCAGTTCCCCCACCCCCTTTACGGCAAGGTGATCAAGCGCTCCAAAAAGTACCTGGCCCACGACCCCGAGGAGAAGTACAAGGTGGGGGACGTGGTGGAGATCATCGAAGCCCGCCCCATCTCCAAGCGCAAGCGCTTTCGGGTATTGCGCCTGGTGGAGGGGGGGCGGCTGGACCTGGTGGAGAAGTATCTGGTGCGTAGGCAAAACTACGCCAGCCTTTCCAAGCGGGGAGGTAAGGCATGA
- the rpmC gene encoding 50S ribosomal protein L29, which translates to MKPNEIRKLSPSEIEKLVREKKRELMELRFQASIGQLSQNHRVRETRRLIARLLTILNEKKLLSREGNTEGRANA; encoded by the coding sequence ATGAAGCCCAATGAGATCCGCAAGCTCTCACCCAGCGAGATTGAAAAGCTGGTTCGGGAGAAGAAGCGGGAGCTGATGGAGCTTCGCTTCCAGGCCTCTATCGGCCAGCTTTCCCAGAACCATCGGGTGCGGGAGACGAGGCGCCTCATCGCCCGGCTCCTCACGATCCTGAACGAGAAGAAGTTGCTTTCCCGTGAGGGAAACACCGAAGGGAGGGCCAATGCCTAA
- the rplP gene encoding 50S ribosomal protein L16, protein MLMPRRMKYRKQHRGRMKGAAKGGDYVAFGDFGLVAMEPAWITSQQIEAARVAMVRHFRRGGKIFIRIFPDKPYTKKPLEVRMGKGKGNVEGYVAVVKPGRVMFEVAGVTEEQALEALRIAGHKLPIRTKIVRRDAYDEAQ, encoded by the coding sequence ATGTTGATGCCCAGGCGCATGAAGTACCGCAAGCAGCACCGGGGCCGCATGAAGGGGGCGGCCAAGGGGGGTGATTACGTGGCCTTTGGGGACTTCGGCCTGGTGGCCATGGAACCCGCCTGGATCACCTCCCAGCAGATTGAGGCGGCCCGTGTGGCCATGGTGCGCCACTTCCGCCGTGGGGGGAAGATCTTCATCCGCATCTTCCCCGACAAGCCCTACACCAAGAAGCCCCTCGAGGTGCGGATGGGTAAGGGTAAGGGCAACGTGGAAGGCTACGTGGCGGTGGTGAAGCCGGGGCGGGTGATGTTTGAGGTGGCGGGGGTCACGGAGGAGCAGGCCCTCGAGGCCTTGCGCATTGCCGGCCACAAGCTTCCCATCCGGACCAAGATCGTGAGGAGGGATGCCTACGATGAAGCCCAATGA
- the rpsC gene encoding 30S ribosomal protein S3, whose amino-acid sequence MGNKIHPIGFRLGITRDWESRWYAGKKQYRHLLLEDQKIREVLTKELYPAGLARIDIERAADNVAVTVHVAKPGVVIGRGGEKIKVLRDTLSQLTGKNVALNVQEIHNPNLSAPLVAQRVAEQIERRFAVRRAIKQAVQRVMEAGAKGAKVIVSGRIGGAEQARTEWAAEGRVPLHTLRANIDYGFALARTTYGVLGVKAYVFLGEVIGGQKPKARTEEPRAEERPRRRRPAVRVKKEE is encoded by the coding sequence ATGGGAAATAAGATCCACCCCATTGGGTTTAGGCTCGGCATCACCCGGGACTGGGAGTCCCGTTGGTATGCGGGGAAGAAGCAGTACCGCCATCTTCTTTTGGAGGACCAGAAGATCCGTGAGGTCCTCACCAAGGAGCTTTACCCGGCAGGTCTGGCCCGTATTGACATTGAGCGGGCTGCGGACAACGTGGCCGTAACCGTGCACGTGGCCAAGCCTGGCGTGGTCATCGGCCGGGGCGGGGAGAAGATCAAGGTCCTGAGGGACACCCTTTCTCAGCTCACCGGCAAGAACGTGGCCCTGAACGTCCAGGAGATCCATAACCCCAACCTCTCGGCTCCCCTGGTGGCCCAGCGGGTGGCGGAGCAGATTGAGCGCCGCTTTGCCGTGCGCCGGGCCATCAAGCAGGCGGTGCAGCGGGTCATGGAGGCGGGGGCCAAGGGGGCCAAGGTGATCGTCTCGGGGCGCATCGGTGGCGCCGAGCAGGCCCGCACCGAGTGGGCCGCCGAGGGCCGGGTGCCCCTCCACACCCTTCGTGCTAACATAGACTACGGCTTCGCCTTGGCCCGCACCACCTACGGGGTGCTGGGGGTCAAGGCCTACGTGTTCCTGGGCGAGGTGATTGGCGGCCAGAAGCCCAAGGCCCGGACCGAGGAGCCAAGGGCGGAGGAGAGGCCCCGCCGCCGCCGCCCAGCGGTGCGCGTGAAGAAGGAGGAGTAG
- the rplV gene encoding 50S ribosomal protein L22, with protein MEAKAIARYVRISPRKVRLVVDLIRGKSLEEARAILRYTPKRGAYYVAKVLESAAANAVNNHDMLEERLYVKAAFVDEGPALKRVLPRARGRADIIKKRTSHITVILGEKHGK; from the coding sequence ATGGAAGCGAAAGCCATTGCCCGTTACGTGCGCATCTCCCCCAGGAAGGTCCGCCTTGTAGTGGACCTGATCCGGGGGAAGAGCCTCGAGGAGGCCCGCGCCATCCTGCGCTACACCCCTAAGCGGGGGGCCTATTACGTGGCCAAGGTGCTGGAGTCCGCCGCCGCCAATGCGGTCAACAACCACGACATGCTGGAGGAGCGGCTTTACGTGAAGGCGGCCTTTGTGGACGAGGGGCCCGCCCTAAAGAGGGTGCTTCCCCGGGCCCGGGGCCGGGCGGACATCATCAAGAAGAGGACCAGCCACATCACGGTGATCTTGGGGGAGAAACATGGGAAATAA
- the rpsS gene encoding 30S ribosomal protein S19: MPRSLKKGVFVDEHLLEKVLELNAKGEKRLIKTWSRRSTIVPEMVGHTIAVYNGKQHVPVYITENMVGHKLGEFAPTRTYRGHGKEAKATKKK, translated from the coding sequence ATGCCACGTAGCTTGAAGAAGGGCGTATTCGTTGACGAACACCTCTTGGAGAAGGTGCTGGAGCTGAACGCCAAGGGGGAAAAGCGGCTCATCAAGACCTGGAGCCGCCGCTCCACCATTGTCCCCGAGATGGTGGGCCATACCATTGCGGTCTACAACGGCAAGCAGCACGTGCCCGTTTACATCACCGAGAACATGGTGGGGCACAAGCTGGGAGAGTTCGCCCCCACCCGCACCTACCGGGGGCACGGCAAAGAGGCTAAGGCCACCAAGAAGAAGTAG
- the rplB gene encoding 50S ribosomal protein L2, with protein sequence MAVKKFKPYTPSRRFMTVADFSEITKTEPEKSLVKPLKKTGGRNNQGRITVRFRGGGHKRLYRIIDFKRWDKAGIPAKVAAIEYDPNRSARIALLHYADGEKRYIIAPDGLQVGQKVVAGPDAPIQVGNALPLRFIPVGTVVHAVELEPKKGAKLARSAGTSTQIQGREGDYVILRLPSGELRKVHGECYATIGAVGNADHKNIVLGKAGRTRWLGRKPHVRGAAMNPVDHPHGGGEGRAPRGRPPASPWGWQTKGLKTRKRRKPSSRFIVARRKK encoded by the coding sequence ATGGCAGTAAAGAAGTTCAAACCCTACACCCCAAGCCGCCGCTTCATGACGGTGGCGGACTTCTCCGAGATCACCAAAACGGAGCCGGAGAAGTCTTTGGTCAAGCCCCTGAAGAAGACGGGGGGGCGGAACAACCAGGGGCGCATCACCGTGCGCTTCCGGGGGGGTGGCCACAAGCGGCTTTACCGGATCATCGACTTCAAGCGCTGGGATAAGGCAGGCATCCCCGCCAAGGTGGCGGCCATCGAGTACGACCCCAACCGCTCGGCTCGCATTGCCCTCTTGCACTATGCTGACGGGGAAAAGCGCTACATCATCGCCCCCGATGGCCTGCAGGTGGGCCAGAAGGTGGTGGCGGGGCCGGATGCCCCCATCCAGGTGGGCAACGCTTTGCCCCTCCGCTTCATCCCCGTGGGTACCGTGGTGCATGCGGTGGAGTTGGAGCCCAAGAAAGGGGCCAAGCTGGCCCGCTCCGCCGGTACCAGCACCCAGATCCAGGGCCGGGAAGGGGATTACGTGATCCTGCGCCTGCCTTCCGGGGAGCTTAGGAAGGTGCACGGGGAGTGCTACGCCACCATCGGGGCTGTGGGCAACGCCGACCATAAGAACATCGTTCTGGGCAAGGCGGGCCGTACCCGCTGGCTGGGCCGCAAGCCCCATGTGCGCGGTGCCGCCATGAACCCCGTGGACCACCCCCACGGGGGTGGTGAGGGCCGGGCACCCCGGGGCCGTCCCCCGGCCTCCCCTTGGGGCTGGCAGACCAAGGGCCTTAAGACCCGGAAGCGGCGGAAGCCCTCCAGCCGCTTCATCGTCGCCCGGCGCAAGAAGTGA
- a CDS encoding 50S ribosomal protein L23 translates to MKTAFDVILAPVLSEKAYAGFAEGKYTFWVHPKATKTEIKNAVEAAFKVKVVGVNTMTVRGKKKRLGRYLGKRPDRKKAIVQVAAGQKIEALEGLI, encoded by the coding sequence ATGAAGACCGCCTTTGACGTGATCCTGGCCCCGGTGCTTTCCGAGAAGGCCTATGCCGGCTTCGCCGAGGGCAAGTACACCTTCTGGGTCCACCCCAAGGCCACCAAAACGGAGATTAAAAACGCTGTGGAGGCGGCCTTTAAGGTCAAGGTGGTGGGGGTGAACACCATGACGGTGCGGGGCAAGAAGAAGCGCCTGGGCCGTTACCTGGGCAAGCGCCCCGACCGCAAGAAGGCCATCGTGCAGGTGGCTGCCGGGCAGAAGATCGAGGCCTTGGAGGGCCTCATCTAG
- the rplD gene encoding 50S ribosomal protein L4: MVYQIPVLSSSGKRELSVDLPQEINPHLLWEVVRWQLAKRRLGTASTKTRGEVAYSSRKIYPQKHTGRARHGDIGAPIFVGGGVVFGPKPRDYSYTLPKKVRQAGLAMAVADRAREGKLLLVEDFPGVNGKTKEFLAWAKAAGLDGAESVLLVTANEVVRRAARNLPWVVTLAPEGLNVYDILRTGRLVMDLAAWESFQARVGGEA; this comes from the coding sequence ATGGTGTACCAGATTCCTGTTCTCTCCTCGTCTGGCAAGCGGGAGCTTTCCGTTGACCTTCCCCAGGAGATCAATCCCCATCTCCTTTGGGAGGTGGTGCGCTGGCAGCTGGCGAAGAGGCGCCTGGGGACAGCCAGCACCAAGACCCGGGGTGAGGTGGCCTATTCCAGCCGCAAGATCTACCCCCAGAAGCACACGGGGCGAGCCCGCCACGGGGATATCGGCGCCCCCATCTTCGTGGGGGGTGGGGTGGTTTTTGGCCCCAAGCCCCGGGACTACAGCTACACCTTGCCCAAGAAGGTGCGGCAGGCGGGTTTGGCCATGGCCGTGGCCGACCGGGCCAGGGAGGGCAAGCTCCTTTTGGTGGAGGATTTCCCCGGCGTGAACGGCAAGACCAAGGAGTTTTTGGCCTGGGCCAAGGCCGCGGGGCTGGACGGCGCGGAAAGCGTCCTCCTGGTGACGGCCAACGAGGTGGTGCGCCGGGCGGCCCGCAACCTTCCTTGGGTGGTAACCCTGGCCCCGGAAGGGCTCAACGTCTACGACATCCTGCGCACCGGACGCCTGGTCATGGACCTGGCGGCCTGGGAATCCTTCCAGGCCCGCGTGGGGGGTGAGGCATGA